One Ignisphaera sp. DNA window includes the following coding sequences:
- a CDS encoding PIN domain-containing protein: protein MRRLNIRIIPSIYTGQELYEIVIVLRYRLLPSDATTVLTCKHYGIDTILTLDEDFKRVPWLKVIP, encoded by the coding sequence ATTAGAAGGTTAAATATAAGGATAATACCAAGCATCTATACCGGACAGGAGCTTTACGAGATAGTAATAGTATTAAGGTATAGACTTCTGCCAAGTGATGCAACAACAGTACTAACATGTAAACACTATGGTATAGATACTATTCTTACCTTAGATGAAGACTTTAAGAGAGTTCCATGGCTTAAGGTTATTCCATAA